A region from the Triticum aestivum cultivar Chinese Spring chromosome 3D, IWGSC CS RefSeq v2.1, whole genome shotgun sequence genome encodes:
- the LOC123076053 gene encoding chitinase CLP-like, which produces MWQPTLLVLLVAVSLRACTAAANGRGKPLVTPVTKDPSTSLYTAPLNAGRPLVLHLSAPDVTSPYSAGHGQNTRVTLSANATDGSNPLFPVSFSVAASCGAVGVAGLARSARSFPAQVASTQRVTNSFMLCLPGGGDRAGAAIFGGGPFFLAPPADRPAVTMFLSDGVPLRRPFAGDPGYYVSASNGIAVDGARVAVIGGGALIVGFSTTVPYTELRPDVYRPLIAAFDRAMGPNARRVTAAVAPFELCYDSTKLLSTQTGYSVPEVHVMLEGAQNWTAFGDNSMAQVSRGTACFAFVEMKGRDKGAVPAVVIGGLQMESRLVVVDEDKQKLSFSRHLSADGFSCSNFNFTRAA; this is translated from the coding sequence ATGTGGCAGCCCacactcctcgtcctcctcgtcgccgtctcgCTCCGCGCGTGCACAGCGGCGGCGAACGGCCGCGGCAAGCCGCTGGTCACGCCCGTCACCAAGGACCCCTCCACGTCTCTCTACACGGCGCCCCTCAACGCCGGCCGCCCGCTCGTCCTCCACCTCTCCGCCCCGGACGTCACGTCGCCGTACAGCGCCGGCCACGGACAGAACACGCGCGTGACGCTCTCCGCCAACGCCACCGACGGCAGCAACCCGCTGTTCCCTGTCTCCTTCTCCGTGGCCGCCTCCTGCGGCGCCGTCGGCGTCGCTGGGCTCGCGCGCTCCGCCCGCTCGTTCCCGGCGCAGGTGGCGAGCACGCAGAGGGTCACCAACTCGTTCATGCTCTGCCTCCCGGGCGGCGGTGACCGCGCGGGCGCGGCCATCTTCGGCGgcggccccttcttcctcgctccCCCCGCGGACCGGCCAGCAGTCACGATGTTCCTCTCCGACGGGGTCCCTCTCCGCCGCCCGTTCGCCGGAGACCCAGGCTACTACGTGTCGGCCAGCAACGGCATCGCCGTCGACGGCGCGCGCGTGGCCGTCATAGGCGGCGGCGCGCTCATCGTCGGGTTCTCGACCACGGTCCCCTACACGGAGCTCCGCCCCGACGTGTACCGCCCATTGATCGCGGCCTTCGACCGCGCCATGGGCCCCAACGCGAGGAGGGTCACGGCGGCGGTGGCTCCGTTCGAGCTGTGCTATGACTCCACGAAGCTGCTGTCGACGCAGACGGGGTACTCGGTGCCGGAGGTGCACGTGATGCTGGAGGGCGCGCAGAACTGGACGGCTTTCGGGGACAACTCCATGGCCCAGGTGAGCCGCGGCACGGCGTGCTTCGCGTTCGTGGAGATGAAGGGCCGCGACAAGGGTGCGGTGCCGGCGGTGGTGATCGGCGGGCTCCAGATGGAGAGCAGGCTGGTGGTGGTCGACGAGGACAAGCAGAAGCTCAGCTTCAGCCGGCACCTCTCGGCCGATGGCTTCTCGTGCAGCAACTTCAATTTCACCAGGGCGGCCTAG